One Micromonospora eburnea genomic region harbors:
- a CDS encoding zinc-binding dehydrogenase, translated as MRDRVVVVTGPGQVELVEQEAAELREGTFRVATLFSGVSAGTELSYVKGTNPYLNVTWNADLGLFQPGAASTPYPVTRLGYMQVGRVVESRTPAVAVGTVGAMTYGHRSGHVADPLAERFVPLPDDLDPLLGVHVAHMGPICANGLLHAAADLCGADVRSLGDGVRGRRVAVVGSGVVALLTALFARRHGAASVVVLDPTPARRRVAEALGLETLDPAADDPAVVLKARWHHAAGDRGADVVFQCRGQPWALRLALRLLRPQGTVIDLAFYQSGADEVRFGEEFHHNGLSLRCAQIGRVPRGLAHTWDRERLSAETIELLRQYGHLVREHLVSAVLPLAEAPALLTDLAQRRRQELQVVLTG; from the coding sequence ATGCGTGACCGGGTCGTGGTGGTCACCGGACCGGGCCAGGTCGAGCTGGTCGAGCAGGAGGCGGCCGAGCTGCGCGAGGGCACCTTCCGGGTGGCGACCCTGTTCAGCGGCGTCTCCGCCGGCACCGAGCTGAGTTACGTCAAGGGCACCAATCCCTACCTCAACGTCACCTGGAACGCCGACCTCGGCCTGTTCCAGCCCGGCGCGGCCAGCACCCCGTACCCGGTGACCCGGCTCGGCTACATGCAGGTCGGTCGGGTGGTGGAGAGCCGTACCCCGGCGGTCGCGGTGGGCACGGTGGGCGCGATGACCTACGGCCACCGCAGCGGGCACGTGGCCGACCCGCTCGCCGAGCGCTTCGTCCCGCTTCCCGACGACCTCGACCCGCTGCTCGGCGTCCACGTCGCGCACATGGGCCCGATCTGCGCCAACGGGCTGCTGCACGCCGCCGCCGACCTGTGCGGCGCCGACGTACGCTCGCTCGGCGACGGCGTGCGCGGCCGGCGGGTGGCGGTGGTCGGCAGCGGGGTGGTCGCCCTGCTGACCGCGCTCTTCGCCCGACGGCACGGCGCCGCCTCCGTGGTGGTGCTCGATCCCACCCCGGCCCGCCGCCGGGTGGCCGAGGCGCTCGGCCTGGAGACCCTGGACCCGGCGGCGGACGACCCGGCGGTGGTGCTGAAGGCCCGGTGGCACCACGCCGCCGGCGACCGGGGTGCCGACGTGGTCTTCCAGTGCCGGGGGCAGCCCTGGGCGCTGCGGCTCGCGCTGCGCCTGCTGCGCCCCCAGGGCACCGTGATCGACCTGGCCTTCTACCAGTCCGGGGCGGACGAGGTCCGGTTCGGCGAGGAGTTCCATCACAACGGGCTGTCGCTGCGCTGCGCCCAGATCGGGCGGGTGCCGCGCGGCCTCGCCCACACCTGGGACCGGGAGCGGCTCTCCGCGGAGACCATCGAGCTGCTGCGGCAGTACGGCCATCTGGTGCGCGA